In one window of Primulina tabacum isolate GXHZ01 chromosome 8, ASM2559414v2, whole genome shotgun sequence DNA:
- the LOC142553914 gene encoding anaphase-promoting complex subunit 11: protein MIKYNRNSIQMQSFLESSSLVLYSGSTPLPLVVSPWFIVDDSLSQENESQDYTWHAVASWTWDAQDETCGICRMAFDGCCPDCKLPGDDCPLIWGACNHAFHLHCILKWVNSQTPQAHCPMCRREWQFKG from the exons ATGATAAAATATAATCGAAATAGCATCCAAATGCAATCTTTCCTCGAGTCGTCTTCTTTGGTTCTATACAGCGGCTCAACGCCTCTCCCTCTCGTCGTCTCCCCCTGGTTCATTGTCGACGACTCACT GAGTCAAGAAAATGAAAGTCAAGATTATAC GTGGCATGCAGTTGCTTCCTGGACGTGGGATGCTCAAGATGAAACTTGTGGCATTTGTAGGATGGCTTTTGATGGTTGTTGCCCTGATTGTAAACTCCCAGGGGATGATTGCCCTCTGA TCTGGGGTGCTTGTAACCATGCTTTCCATCTCCATTGCATATTGAAATGGGTGAATTCCCAGACTCCGCAAGCACATTGCCCCATGTGCCGTAGGGAGTGGCAGTTCAAAGGATAA
- the LOC142554684 gene encoding agamous-like MADS-box protein AGL80 → MTRKKVKLSFITNDSSRKATYKKRKKGLMKKVSELSTLCGIDACAIVYSPYESTPEVWPADPRAAQRVIAQFRRVPEMEQSKKMVNQESFIRGRIAKAAEQIKKLQKDNREKEITHLMYQCLTGKGVQGLAVPELNDMGWLLDQNLKEICKRIEMLKKEEAPPSERAALEQKPAVEELGGMERAPQPMWFPDWMGSTSYQQQHMGGLLGYGCGGGASGGGGGDGMMTQFSDGVDEQNNELLMKNHQMRQLDPHHFLKQMELHFLKNMELNFLKQMVIPLKIITMKVNVDVDVGVGVGVGVTA, encoded by the exons ATGACAAGAAAGAAGGTGAAGCTCTCATTCATCACAAATGATTCGTCCCGAAAAGCGACGtacaagaaaagaaagaaagggCTCATGAAGAAGGTGAGCGAGCTAAGCACCCTGTGCGGGATCGACGCATGCGCCATCGTGTACAGTCCTTACGAGTCCACTCCCGAGGTCTGGCCGGCTGATCCACGAGCAGCGCAGCGTGTGATAGCGCAGTTCAGGCGGGTGCCGGAGATGGAGCAAAGCAAGAAAATGGTGAACCAAGAGTCTTTTATCCGAGGCCGGATCGCGAAGGCGGCGGAGCAGATCAAGAAACTGCAGAAAGATAACCGCGAGAAGGAGATTACTCATCTTATGTATCAGTGTTTGACGGGGAAGGGGGTGCAGGGATTGGCTGTACCGGAGTTGAATGATATGGGGTGGTTGCTTGATCAGAATTTGAAGGAGATTTGTAAGAGGATTGAGATGCTTAAGAAGGAGGAGGCGCCGCCGTCTGAGAGGGCAGCGTTGGAGCAGAAGCCAGCGGTGGAGGAGTTAGGAGGGATGGAGAGGGCACCGCAGCCAATGTGGTTTCCGGATTGGATGGGGAGTACGAGTTATCAGCAGCAGCATATGGGAGGATTATTGGGGTATGGCTGCGGTGGTGGTGCGAGTGGCGGCGGTGGCGGAGACGGGATGATGACGCAGTTTAGTGATGGTG TTGATGAACAAAACAATGAGCTGCTCATGAAAAATCACCAAATGCGCCAACTGGATCCACACCATTTTCTGAAGCAAATGGAACTACATTTCCTGAAAAATATGGAATTGAATTTCCTGAAACAAATGGTAATtccactcaaaatcataacaatgaAAGTcaacgtggacgtggacgtgggcGTGGGCGTGGGCGTGGGCGTGACCGCGTGA